A stretch of the Serratia marcescens genome encodes the following:
- a CDS encoding YbjN domain-containing protein, with protein MDSLIVPDLALLRRWLDQSGISFFECDSCQALHLPHMQNFDGVFDAKIDLVDNVILFSALAEVKPTALIPLVADLSQINASSLTIKAFVDIQDDNLPKLIVCQSLSVAVGITYEQFTHFMQQGEEQISMVILEARANDLLFMGDEEEIPAGAARQPMLH; from the coding sequence ATGGATTCACTCATTGTCCCCGATTTGGCGCTGTTGCGGCGCTGGCTGGATCAGTCGGGCATTTCTTTCTTTGAGTGCGATTCCTGCCAGGCGCTGCACCTGCCGCACATGCAGAACTTCGACGGCGTGTTCGACGCCAAGATAGATCTGGTGGACAACGTCATCCTGTTCTCCGCGCTGGCCGAGGTGAAGCCGACCGCGCTGATCCCGCTGGTGGCGGACCTGAGCCAAATCAACGCCAGTTCGCTGACCATCAAGGCGTTTGTCGATATTCAGGACGACAACCTGCCGAAGCTGATCGTCTGCCAGTCGCTGAGCGTGGCGGTCGGCATCACCTACGAGCAGTTCACCCACTTCATGCAGCAGGGCGAAGAACAGATCTCGATGGTGATCCTCGAGGCGCGGGCGAACGATCTGCTGTTTATGGGTGACGAAGAAGAGATCCCCGCTGGCGCCGCGCGTCAGCCGATGCTGCACTGA
- a CDS encoding GrxA family glutaredoxin yields the protein MFAVIFGRPGCPYCVRAKELAEKLTEERDDFNFRYVDIHAEGITKADLEKTVGKPVETVPQIFLDEKHIGGCTDFEAYAKEHLNLFQ from the coding sequence ATGTTTGCAGTAATCTTCGGGCGTCCTGGCTGTCCTTATTGTGTCCGCGCTAAAGAACTGGCGGAAAAACTGACTGAAGAACGCGACGATTTCAACTTCCGTTACGTTGACATCCACGCGGAAGGCATCACCAAGGCCGATCTGGAAAAAACCGTCGGCAAACCGGTTGAAACCGTGCCGCAGATCTTCCTGGATGAGAAGCACATCGGCGGTTGCACCGATTTCGAAGCTTACGCTAAAGAACACCTGAACCTGTTCCAGTAA
- a CDS encoding inner membrane protein YbjM — translation MTSYRYWLGILSCFLLFSLVFLGQQTGLFGSTDHEHHGETGLLLFVIPGAIASYLSSRKRLLCPLLGALYALPLCLLIRHFWLTPSSSFWQELAYATSAVFWCVFGAMLMLFALGLLQTLQQLHRRQRQ, via the coding sequence ATGACGAGTTATAGATATTGGCTGGGCATTCTCAGCTGTTTTCTGTTGTTCAGCCTGGTGTTTCTCGGCCAGCAAACCGGCCTGTTCGGCAGCACGGATCATGAGCACCATGGCGAAACCGGCCTGCTGCTGTTTGTGATCCCCGGTGCGATAGCCAGCTATCTGTCGAGCCGCAAGCGGCTGCTTTGCCCGCTGCTCGGCGCGCTGTATGCGCTGCCGCTGTGCTTGCTGATCCGCCACTTCTGGCTGACGCCGTCCTCTTCGTTCTGGCAGGAGCTGGCGTACGCCACCAGCGCGGTGTTCTGGTGCGTGTTCGGCGCGATGCTGATGTTGTTCGCCCTCGGCCTGTTGCAGACGCTGCAGCAGCTGCACCGGCGGCAGCGGCAATAA
- a CDS encoding YbjC family protein — translation MRSFGDLPRPVLVLEGLGIVMLVLAYLSIHGHLQLPGWLASQQAAVGMIFLGVALMVPAAAFLVWRVVQGFGPLMRGGLPPENDRRKPQSKDNQDSDPRA, via the coding sequence ATGCGTTCATTCGGTGACTTACCGCGCCCGGTGCTGGTGTTGGAAGGGCTGGGCATCGTGATGCTGGTGTTGGCCTACCTCAGCATTCACGGCCACCTGCAGCTGCCGGGCTGGCTGGCGTCGCAGCAGGCGGCGGTCGGCATGATTTTCCTCGGCGTGGCGCTGATGGTGCCGGCGGCGGCATTTCTGGTGTGGCGCGTGGTGCAGGGCTTCGGGCCGCTGATGCGCGGCGGGTTGCCGCCGGAAAACGATCGCCGCAAACCGCAATCGAAAGATAATCAGGACAGCGATCCGCGCGCCTGA
- a CDS encoding ankyrin repeat domain-containing protein, with protein MKKIILIITMVVSTLIMQGCKQGMDLQPQDYFEGKQLDIANIIYEGDRQKLDKVLPTVSKETLNRPAKAEMTLLFWAINNAIFDKNTPERLKIITDLVKAGADPLQPRPEGRSSPAEYVMKADKGVWIQAMLEGGLSPNARDEINNQPIIFKSFQAVNTETLSALIDYKADVNIKGAMNRTPLINALYNSCPEHIEVLLAHGANPLAKDDFNDSFLSLISAEIAKGDKNNSYIKKLIKIKEKINIVN; from the coding sequence ATGAAAAAAATCATACTCATTATCACTATGGTAGTGTCTACGCTCATCATGCAGGGGTGCAAACAAGGTATGGATCTACAACCACAGGATTACTTTGAAGGAAAGCAGCTGGACATCGCCAACATCATCTACGAGGGTGACAGGCAAAAGCTGGATAAGGTTTTACCGACGGTAAGCAAAGAAACGTTAAATCGGCCGGCCAAGGCGGAGATGACGTTGCTATTCTGGGCGATAAATAACGCTATCTTTGACAAGAACACGCCAGAGCGGCTCAAGATCATTACGGATTTGGTCAAGGCAGGGGCAGATCCACTGCAGCCGAGACCGGAAGGGCGAAGTAGCCCGGCTGAATATGTTATGAAAGCGGATAAAGGCGTCTGGATACAGGCTATGCTTGAAGGCGGATTATCGCCTAATGCAAGGGATGAAATAAACAATCAGCCAATAATTTTCAAGAGCTTTCAAGCGGTTAATACAGAGACATTGAGTGCCCTAATAGATTACAAAGCTGATGTTAATATCAAAGGGGCTATGAACAGAACTCCATTAATTAATGCGCTGTATAACAGTTGCCCTGAGCACATTGAGGTTCTTTTGGCTCATGGCGCTAACCCCTTAGCCAAAGATGATTTTAATGACAGCTTCCTTTCTCTGATTTCTGCGGAAATAGCCAAAGGAGACAAAAATAATTCTTATATAAAAAAATTAATTAAAATTAAAGAGAAGATAAACATTGTGAATTAG
- the rimK gene encoding 30S ribosomal protein S6--L-glutamate ligase has translation MKIAILSRDGTLYSCKRLREAAEDRGHSIDIIDPLSCYMNINPAAPTIHYRGRQLERYDAVIPRIGSAITFYGTAVLRQFELLGSYPLNESVAITRARDKLRSLQLLARQGIDLPITGFAHSPDDTGDLIELVGGAPLVVKLVEGTQGIGVVLAETRQAAESVIDAFRGLNAHILVQEYVREAQGSDVRCLVVGGRVVAAIERQAKPGEFRSNLHRGGTARKVTITARERAIAVKAASTLGLDVAGVDILRADRGPLVMEVNASPGLEGVETTTGLDIAGMMIEYIEQRGRPGFRLKSGG, from the coding sequence GTGAAAATTGCCATTCTTTCTCGCGACGGAACGCTCTACTCATGCAAGCGGCTGCGTGAAGCGGCGGAAGATCGCGGGCACAGCATCGATATCATCGATCCGCTCTCCTGCTACATGAACATCAATCCGGCGGCGCCGACCATTCATTATCGCGGCCGCCAACTGGAGCGTTACGATGCGGTGATCCCGCGCATCGGCTCCGCCATCACCTTTTACGGCACGGCGGTGCTGCGCCAGTTCGAGCTGCTCGGCAGCTACCCGCTAAACGAATCTGTGGCCATTACCCGCGCCCGCGACAAGCTGCGTTCGCTGCAGCTGCTGGCGCGGCAGGGCATCGATCTGCCGATCACCGGCTTTGCCCATTCGCCGGACGATACCGGCGACCTGATCGAGCTGGTCGGCGGCGCGCCGCTGGTGGTCAAGCTGGTGGAGGGCACGCAGGGCATCGGCGTGGTGCTGGCGGAAACCCGCCAGGCGGCGGAAAGCGTGATCGACGCCTTTCGCGGCCTGAACGCCCACATCCTGGTGCAGGAATACGTGCGCGAGGCGCAGGGCAGCGATGTGCGCTGCCTGGTGGTCGGCGGCCGAGTGGTGGCCGCCATCGAACGTCAGGCCAAGCCGGGTGAGTTTCGCTCCAACCTGCACCGCGGCGGCACCGCCCGCAAGGTGACCATCACCGCCAGGGAGCGGGCGATCGCGGTGAAAGCGGCGAGCACGCTGGGGCTGGACGTCGCCGGGGTGGATATCCTGCGCGCCGATCGCGGCCCACTGGTGATGGAGGTCAACGCGTCGCCGGGGCTCGAAGGCGTGGAAACCACCACCGGGCTGGACATCGCCGGCATGATGATCGAATACATCGAGCAGCGCGGCCGGCCTGGCTTTCGCCTGAAATCCGGCGGTTGA
- the potF gene encoding spermidine/putrescine ABC transporter substrate-binding protein PotF has protein sequence MVTLRKKWLSGVVAGLLMAASVTASAEEKTLHVYNWSDYIAPDTLAKFQKETGIKVVYDVFDSNEVLEGKLMAGSTGYDLVVPSSNFLERQSQAGIFEPLDKSKMPNYKNLDPEMLKLVAHNDKDNKYGIPYLMVTTGIGYNVDKVKAALGKDAPVDSWDLILKPENLEKLKSCGVSFLDAPSEVYATVLHYLGKDPNSTNAADYTGAANDLLLKLRPNIRYFHSSQYINDLANGDICVAIGWSGDVMQAANRAKEAKNGVNVAYAIPKEGALTYFDMFAMPADAKNKDAAYQFLNFLMKPDVMAGISNYVYYANAVKDSTPLVNAEVRDNPNVYPPADLRAKLFTLNVQSPKLDRVITRAWTKVKSGK, from the coding sequence ATGGTCACCCTACGTAAAAAGTGGTTATCGGGTGTGGTTGCCGGTCTGTTGATGGCCGCGTCCGTCACGGCGTCAGCCGAAGAGAAAACGCTGCACGTGTATAACTGGTCCGACTATATCGCGCCGGATACCCTGGCCAAATTCCAGAAAGAAACCGGCATCAAAGTGGTGTACGACGTCTTTGACTCCAACGAAGTGCTGGAAGGCAAACTGATGGCGGGCAGCACCGGTTACGATTTGGTGGTTCCTTCATCCAACTTCCTCGAGCGTCAGTCGCAGGCCGGCATCTTCGAGCCGCTCGACAAAAGCAAAATGCCCAACTACAAGAATCTCGATCCTGAGATGCTGAAGCTGGTGGCGCATAATGACAAAGACAACAAATACGGCATCCCTTACCTGATGGTGACCACCGGCATCGGCTACAATGTCGACAAGGTGAAGGCGGCATTGGGCAAAGACGCGCCGGTCGACAGCTGGGATCTGATCCTCAAGCCGGAAAACCTCGAGAAGCTGAAAAGCTGCGGCGTCTCCTTCCTCGATGCGCCGAGCGAGGTTTACGCTACCGTGCTGCACTACCTGGGCAAGGATCCCAACAGCACCAATGCGGCGGACTATACCGGCGCGGCCAACGATTTGCTGCTGAAGCTGCGGCCAAACATTCGTTACTTCCACTCTTCCCAGTACATCAACGATCTGGCTAACGGCGATATCTGCGTGGCGATCGGTTGGTCCGGCGACGTGATGCAGGCGGCCAACCGCGCCAAAGAGGCGAAGAACGGCGTGAACGTGGCCTATGCGATCCCGAAAGAAGGGGCACTGACCTACTTCGACATGTTCGCCATGCCGGCGGACGCCAAGAACAAAGACGCCGCGTACCAGTTCCTGAACTTCCTGATGAAACCTGACGTGATGGCGGGCATCAGCAACTATGTCTATTACGCCAATGCGGTGAAGGATTCCACGCCGCTGGTGAACGCCGAGGTGCGCGATAACCCGAACGTCTATCCGCCGGCCGATCTGCGCGCCAAGCTGTTCACGCTCAACGTGCAGTCGCCGAAGCTGGACCGTGTCATTACCCGCGCATGGACTAAAGTTAAAAGCGGGAAGTGA
- the sigJ gene encoding RNA polymerase sigma factor SigJ — MKNDKYAALFESRRPFLIGLAYRILGSLADAEDAVQDTYIKWLHADRHSILNPAAWLTTVCTRRCLDLLRAAQQARVDYVGIWLPEPIQTAVAKTPEQTLELASSLSTAFMLLLERLTPRERAAYLLHDIFDLPYADLAMTLGGEETACRKLVSRAREKVGRPEERKTQPTERQEALLIAFKTAVETADIEPLSTLLSEDVKLSADGGGKVPANLAELIGKRDVLEFIGGKLPMFWQTYVWQHALINGVPGALLSEQGRITASVSLSLNAEGRLAQVFIVRNPSKLSQLDRLWTMPLR, encoded by the coding sequence ATGAAAAACGACAAGTATGCAGCACTGTTCGAATCGAGAAGACCGTTTCTGATCGGCCTCGCCTATCGTATTTTAGGTTCTCTGGCCGATGCGGAAGATGCCGTGCAAGATACCTATATCAAATGGTTACATGCGGATCGCCACAGCATTCTGAATCCTGCGGCCTGGCTGACCACCGTCTGCACTCGTCGTTGTCTTGACCTGCTGCGCGCCGCGCAGCAGGCTCGCGTCGATTATGTCGGTATTTGGCTACCAGAACCCATTCAAACCGCCGTAGCCAAAACGCCCGAGCAGACGTTGGAACTCGCATCGTCGCTGTCGACGGCCTTTATGCTGTTGCTCGAAAGACTCACTCCCCGCGAGCGCGCAGCCTATTTGCTGCATGACATCTTTGACTTGCCCTACGCGGATCTCGCCATGACATTAGGTGGGGAAGAAACGGCGTGTCGTAAACTGGTGTCACGCGCGCGCGAAAAAGTTGGCCGCCCAGAGGAGCGTAAAACCCAGCCCACAGAGCGGCAGGAGGCGTTGCTTATCGCTTTCAAAACGGCGGTGGAAACGGCAGATATCGAACCCCTTTCGACCCTGTTGTCCGAAGACGTTAAGCTCAGTGCGGACGGCGGCGGTAAAGTGCCCGCCAACCTGGCTGAACTCATCGGCAAACGTGACGTGCTCGAGTTTATCGGCGGTAAATTGCCAATGTTTTGGCAAACCTATGTCTGGCAACACGCGCTCATCAATGGCGTGCCAGGCGCCTTGCTATCCGAACAAGGCCGTATTACGGCGTCTGTCAGTCTCAGCTTGAATGCCGAAGGCCGACTGGCTCAGGTATTTATCGTGCGCAACCCAAGCAAACTTTCGCAACTCGACCGTCTGTGGACAATGCCTCTGCGGTAA
- a CDS encoding aspartate:alanine antiporter yields MNINVASLLNGNYILLLFVVLALGLCLGKLRLGSVQLGNSIGVLVVSLLLGQQHFAINTEALNLGFMLFIFCVGVEAGPNFFSIFFRDGKNYLMLALVMVGSAMVLAIGLGKLFHWDIGLTAGMLAGSMTSTPVLVGAGDTLRNTIVNGPALLAAQDHLSLGYALTYLIGLVSLIFGARYLPKLQHQDLSTSAQQIARERGLDTDSQRKVYLPVIRAYRVGPELVAWADGKNLRELGIYRQTGCYIERIRRNGILANPDGDAVLQVGDEISLVGYPDAHARLDPSFRNGKEVFDRDLLDMRIVTEEIVVKNSNAVNKRLSQLKLTDHGCFLNRVIRSQIEMPIDDSIVLNKGDVLQVSGDARRVKSVAEKIGFISIHSQVTDLLAFCAFFIIGLLIGQITIQFSNFSFGIGNAAGLLMSGIMLGFLRANHPTFGYIPQGALNMVKEFGLMVFMAGVGLSAGAGIGHSLGAVGGQMLIAGLIVSLVPVVICFLFGAYVLRMNRALLFGAIMGARTCAPAMEIISDTARSNIPALGYAGTYAIANVLLTLAGSLIVVLWPGILG; encoded by the coding sequence GTGAACATAAACGTCGCTAGTTTGTTAAACGGTAACTACATTCTGTTACTGTTCGTGGTACTCGCACTGGGGCTGTGCCTCGGTAAACTCCGTCTGGGCTCCGTCCAACTCGGTAATTCCATTGGCGTTTTGGTGGTTTCGCTGCTGCTCGGCCAGCAACACTTCGCCATTAACACCGAGGCGCTGAATCTCGGCTTTATGCTGTTTATTTTCTGCGTCGGCGTGGAGGCCGGGCCCAACTTTTTCTCGATTTTCTTCCGCGACGGCAAAAACTACCTGATGCTGGCGCTGGTGATGGTCGGCTCGGCGATGGTGCTCGCCATCGGTCTCGGCAAACTGTTCCACTGGGACATCGGCCTGACCGCCGGCATGCTGGCCGGCTCGATGACTTCGACGCCGGTGCTGGTGGGTGCCGGCGACACGCTGCGCAACACCATCGTCAACGGCCCGGCGCTGCTGGCGGCGCAGGATCATCTGAGCCTCGGCTACGCCCTCACCTACCTGATCGGTCTGGTCAGCCTGATCTTCGGCGCGCGCTATCTGCCGAAGCTGCAACACCAGGACCTGTCCACCTCAGCCCAGCAAATCGCCCGCGAACGCGGCCTGGACACCGACAGCCAGCGCAAGGTCTACCTGCCGGTGATCCGCGCCTACCGCGTCGGCCCCGAGCTGGTGGCCTGGGCCGACGGCAAGAACCTGCGTGAACTGGGCATCTACCGCCAGACCGGCTGTTACATCGAACGCATCCGCCGCAACGGCATTCTGGCCAACCCGGACGGTGACGCGGTGCTGCAGGTGGGCGACGAGATCTCGCTGGTCGGCTACCCGGACGCCCACGCGCGTCTGGACCCGAGCTTCCGCAACGGCAAGGAAGTGTTCGATCGCGATCTGCTCGACATGCGCATCGTGACCGAAGAGATCGTGGTGAAGAACAGCAACGCGGTGAACAAGCGCCTGAGCCAGCTAAAGCTGACCGACCACGGCTGCTTCCTCAACCGCGTGATCCGCAGCCAGATCGAAATGCCGATCGACGACAGCATCGTGCTCAACAAAGGCGACGTGCTGCAGGTGAGCGGCGACGCGCGCCGGGTGAAGAGCGTAGCGGAGAAGATTGGCTTTATCTCCATCCACAGCCAGGTGACCGACCTGCTGGCGTTCTGCGCCTTCTTCATCATCGGCCTGCTGATCGGCCAGATCACCATTCAGTTCAGTAACTTCTCGTTCGGCATCGGCAACGCCGCCGGCCTGCTGATGTCCGGTATCATGCTCGGCTTCCTGCGTGCCAACCACCCGACCTTCGGCTATATTCCGCAGGGCGCGCTGAACATGGTGAAAGAGTTCGGCCTGATGGTGTTTATGGCGGGCGTGGGCCTGAGCGCCGGCGCCGGCATCGGCCACAGCCTGGGCGCGGTCGGCGGCCAGATGCTGATTGCCGGGCTGATCGTCAGCCTGGTGCCGGTGGTTATCTGCTTCCTGTTCGGCGCCTACGTGCTGCGCATGAACCGCGCCCTGCTGTTCGGTGCGATTATGGGCGCCCGCACCTGTGCGCCGGCGATGGAAATCATCAGTGACACCGCACGCAGCAATATCCCGGCGCTGGGCTATGCCGGCACCTACGCCATCGCTAACGTGCTGTTAACGCTGGCGGGTTCACTCATCGTGGTGCTATGGCCGGGCATACTCGGCTGA
- a CDS encoding ankyrin repeat domain-containing protein, with protein sequence MKHITLIITVVLSMFVMQGCKQGRDLQPQDYFEGKQLDIANIIYEGDRQKLDKVLPTVSKETLNRPAKAEMTLLFWAINNAIFDKNTPERLKIITDLVKAGVDPLQPQPNTPGSPAEFVMKADKGIWIQAMLEGGLSPNARDKVHNQPIIFNSIFAKNTETLEVMLEHGADINIRNSLGDTLLIDALDYHSYDHVILLLEKGADSDIRGNSGWTMGNQLQRLINRSQDGSEAKASLERIRDELIKRGGKWPPAPVSQ encoded by the coding sequence ATGAAGCACATTACTCTGATTATTACCGTGGTGCTGTCGATGTTTGTGATGCAGGGATGCAAGCAAGGTAGGGATCTACAACCACAAGATTACTTTGAAGGAAAGCAGCTGGACATCGCCAACATCATCTACGAGGGTGACAGGCAAAAGCTGGATAAGGTTTTACCGACGGTAAGCAAAGAAACGTTAAATCGACCGGCCAAGGCGGAGATGACGTTATTATTCTGGGCGATAAATAACGCTATCTTTGACAAGAACACGCCAGAGCGGCTCAAGATCATTACGGATTTGGTTAAGGCAGGGGTGGATCCATTACAACCTCAACCCAACACGCCAGGTAGCCCCGCTGAGTTTGTTATGAAGGCGGATAAAGGCATCTGGATACAGGCTATGTTAGAGGGCGGACTTTCTCCAAATGCTAGGGATAAGGTTCATAATCAACCCATTATATTTAATAGCATCTTTGCGAAAAACACAGAAACATTAGAGGTCATGTTGGAGCATGGTGCTGATATAAATATAAGAAATTCACTGGGTGATACGTTGCTCATCGATGCTTTAGACTATCACTCCTATGACCACGTCATTCTTCTTTTAGAAAAAGGTGCCGATAGCGATATAAGAGGCAACTCGGGTTGGACGATGGGCAATCAACTGCAACGGCTGATTAATAGGAGTCAGGACGGCAGTGAGGCGAAAGCGTCTCTTGAGCGCATCAGAGACGAGCTAATTAAGCGTGGCGGGAAATGGCCACCTGCTCCTGTCAGTCAATAA
- the potG gene encoding putrescine ABC transporter ATP-binding subunit PotG, which produces MNDAIPRPQAKSQKVFTPLLEIRNLTKTFDGQNAVEDVSLTIYKGEIFALLGPSGCGKSTLLRMLAGFEQPSEGQIVLDGQDMSHVPPYQRPINMMFQSYALFPHMTVEQNIAFGLKQDKMPRAEIAERVAEMLALVHMQEYAKRKPHQLSGGQRQRVALARSLAKRPKLLLLDEPMGALDKKLRDRMQLEVTDILERVGVTCVMVTHDQEEAMTMAGRIAIMNRGKFVQIGEPEEIYEHPNSRFSAEFIGSVNVFDCVLQERHDDALILQSPGLRHAIKVDPDASVVDGVPIQVALRPEKILLCEQVPEDGCNFAVGEVAHIAYLGDLSIYHVKLHSGQIISAQLQNGHRFRKGMPTWGDEVRLCWETDSCVVLTV; this is translated from the coding sequence TTGAACGACGCCATCCCTCGTCCTCAAGCCAAGTCGCAGAAGGTTTTCACCCCTCTGCTGGAAATTCGTAACCTCACTAAAACCTTCGACGGGCAGAATGCGGTTGAAGACGTCAGCCTTACCATCTACAAGGGCGAGATCTTTGCGCTGCTTGGCCCGTCCGGCTGCGGCAAGTCCACCTTGCTGCGCATGCTGGCCGGCTTCGAGCAGCCTTCGGAAGGGCAGATCGTGCTCGATGGGCAGGATATGTCGCACGTGCCGCCGTACCAGCGGCCGATCAACATGATGTTTCAGTCTTACGCGCTGTTCCCGCACATGACGGTAGAGCAGAATATCGCCTTCGGCCTGAAGCAGGACAAAATGCCGCGGGCGGAAATCGCCGAACGGGTGGCGGAAATGCTGGCGCTGGTGCACATGCAAGAGTATGCCAAGCGCAAGCCGCACCAGCTTTCCGGCGGCCAGCGGCAGCGGGTGGCGCTGGCGCGCAGCCTGGCCAAGCGGCCCAAACTGCTGCTGCTGGATGAGCCGATGGGCGCGCTGGACAAGAAGCTGCGCGATCGCATGCAGTTGGAAGTGACCGACATTCTCGAGCGCGTCGGCGTGACCTGCGTGATGGTGACGCACGATCAGGAAGAGGCGATGACCATGGCGGGGCGCATCGCCATCATGAACCGCGGTAAATTCGTGCAGATCGGCGAGCCGGAAGAGATCTACGAGCACCCGAACAGCCGCTTCAGCGCCGAATTTATCGGCTCGGTCAACGTCTTCGACTGCGTATTGCAGGAGCGGCACGACGACGCGCTGATCCTGCAAAGCCCCGGATTGCGCCATGCGATCAAGGTCGATCCGGACGCCTCGGTGGTGGACGGCGTGCCGATCCAGGTGGCGCTGCGGCCGGAAAAGATCCTGTTGTGCGAACAGGTGCCGGAAGACGGCTGCAACTTCGCGGTGGGGGAAGTGGCGCACATTGCCTACCTGGGCGATTTGTCCATCTATCACGTGAAGCTGCACAGCGGGCAGATTATCAGCGCCCAGCTGCAAAACGGCCACCGTTTCCGCAAGGGGATGCCCACCTGGGGCGATGAAGTGCGTCTGTGTTGGGAAACCGACAGCTGCGTCGTGTTGACGGTGTAG
- a CDS encoding carboxymuconolactone decarboxylase family protein yields MTTLVNTDPVNHAQTIANVFSALLKVHGAIDVHNLERKIYHLVLLRASQINGCGYCVEMHTKEAREDGETNARLDRLVVWEHVDDFTPRERAAFAWTEALTRLERHTEYGPLRAALRAYYSEEEISALTANITMINLWNRIHISGH; encoded by the coding sequence ATGACTACGTTAGTGAATACCGACCCTGTCAATCATGCGCAAACCATTGCCAACGTTTTTTCCGCGCTGCTGAAAGTGCATGGCGCTATCGATGTGCACAATCTGGAGCGCAAGATCTACCATCTCGTCCTCCTGCGTGCTTCGCAAATCAATGGCTGCGGTTACTGTGTCGAGATGCATACCAAAGAAGCGCGCGAAGACGGTGAAACCAACGCACGTCTGGACAGGCTGGTGGTATGGGAACACGTTGATGATTTCACGCCTCGCGAGCGCGCCGCATTTGCCTGGACAGAAGCGTTAACGCGGCTTGAACGCCATACCGAGTATGGCCCACTGCGCGCGGCATTGCGCGCGTACTATTCCGAGGAAGAAATCAGCGCGCTAACCGCAAATATCACTATGATAAATCTGTGGAATAGAATTCATATTTCCGGCCACTAA
- the potH gene encoding putrescine ABC transporter permease PotH has product MSLLSERTPEPPAKTPGTFKALFHRLLMAHGRKLVIALPYLWLTLLFMLPFLIVFKISLAELALAVPPYTELMSWVDGKLNIALNFANYLQLTDDPLYIDAYLQSLRVAAVSTLCCLIIGYPLAWAVAHSKASTRNILLLLVILPSWTSFLIRVYAWMGILKNNGILNNFLMWLGVIDQPLVILHTNLAVYIGIVYSYLPFMVLPIYTALIRLDYSLVEASLDLGARPLKTFFSVIVPLTRGGIIAGSMLVFIPAVGEFVIPELLGGPDSIMIGRVLWQEFFNNRDWPVASAVATIMLLLLIVPILWFHKHQNKEMGGQE; this is encoded by the coding sequence ATGAGCCTGCTTTCTGAACGCACGCCGGAGCCGCCGGCCAAAACGCCCGGCACCTTCAAGGCGCTGTTCCACCGCCTGCTGATGGCCCATGGCCGCAAGCTGGTGATCGCGCTGCCGTATTTATGGCTGACGCTGCTGTTCATGTTGCCGTTCCTGATCGTGTTCAAGATCAGCCTGGCGGAGCTGGCGCTGGCGGTGCCGCCCTACACCGAGCTGATGAGCTGGGTGGACGGCAAGCTGAACATCGCGCTCAACTTCGCCAACTACCTGCAGCTGACCGACGATCCGCTGTATATCGACGCCTATCTGCAGTCGCTGCGCGTGGCGGCGGTCTCGACGCTGTGCTGCCTGATCATCGGCTATCCGCTGGCCTGGGCGGTGGCCCACAGCAAGGCGTCAACCCGCAACATTCTGCTGCTGCTGGTGATCCTGCCTTCCTGGACCTCGTTCCTGATCCGCGTCTATGCCTGGATGGGCATTCTGAAAAACAACGGCATTCTGAATAACTTTCTGATGTGGCTAGGGGTGATCGATCAGCCGCTGGTGATCCTGCACACTAACCTGGCGGTGTATATCGGCATCGTTTATTCCTATCTGCCGTTTATGGTGCTGCCGATCTACACGGCGCTGATCCGGCTGGATTACTCGCTGGTGGAGGCGTCACTGGATCTGGGGGCCCGGCCGCTGAAAACCTTCTTCAGCGTGATCGTGCCGCTGACGCGCGGCGGCATCATCGCCGGTTCGATGCTGGTGTTCATTCCGGCGGTGGGCGAGTTCGTGATCCCGGAACTGCTCGGTGGGCCGGACAGCATCATGATCGGCCGCGTGCTGTGGCAGGAGTTCTTCAATAACCGCGACTGGCCGGTGGCCTCGGCGGTCGCTACCATCATGCTGCTGTTGCTGATCGTGCCAATTTTGTGGTTCCACAAACACCAGAACAAGGAAATGGGGGGGCAGGAATGA